One genomic region from Drosophila busckii strain San Diego stock center, stock number 13000-0081.31 chromosome 3R, ASM1175060v1, whole genome shotgun sequence encodes:
- the LOC108602556 gene encoding male-specific protein scotti has protein sequence MAQRPVDQLLHLQLPDVNVELVNVINLPDGDGDGDAPNDNFERHLDEAQMQAIRAENPQVAMFLDAPHEPPIELHHMLEPVNGNVPQRPRKKRSFLTISKPFHAQPERCALIADGWRAIQCVRPEQRCEYFINYMDEHLNTRNYPNGDGLPTRWGQY, from the coding sequence ATGGCGCAGCGTCCAGTTGATcagctgttgcatttgcagctgcccGATGTGAATGTGGAGCTGGTCAATGTCATCAATTTGCCAGacggcgatggcgatggcgatgcaCCCAATGACAACTTCGAGCGGCATTTGGATGAGGCGCAAATGCAGGCCATACGCGCTGAGAATCCACAAGTGGCCATGTTCCTGGACGCACCGCATGAGCCGCCCATTGAGCTGCACCACATGCTGGAGCCGGTGAACGGGAACGTGCCTCAGCGGCCGCGCAAGAAACGCAGCTTTCTGACCATCTCAAAGCCATTTCATGCGCAGCCGGAGAGATGCGCTCTCATCGCAGATGGCTGGCGGGCCATCCAGTGCGTACGGCCGGAGCAACGCTGCGAATACTTTATCAACTACATGGACGAGCATTTGAACACTCGAAACTATCCCAACGGCGATGGCCTGCCCACACGTTGGGGTCAGTattaa